A stretch of DNA from Montipora foliosa isolate CH-2021 chromosome 4, ASM3666993v2, whole genome shotgun sequence:
CATGCTCGAGCTTGCGTCTTCTGGCCGGGAATTAGTAGTCAGATCACAGACTTACGCAAAAGTTGTTACTTGTGCTCAACAAATTCACCAGAACCCACGAGAACCCTTGCAGCCTTACCCTGTACCAACCCTTCCATGGCAATTGGTTTCTCAAGACCTGTTTGAACTTAACGGCTTACCCTGCCTTGTAACCGTGGATCACTTCAGCGATTTCTGTGAACTCGACCAGCTTCCCAACATTCAGTCTTCTGCCGTAATTCAAGTAACAAAGCACCACTTTGCTCTCCATGGAATTTCCCACATCCTCATCACCGTCAATGGGGCTCAATTCACCTCTGAGTCGTTCAAGCTATTTTCCGAACGATACAAGTTCAACCACGTGACTTCTTCTCCCTATTGGTCTCAATCCAATGGTTGCGCCGAAGCAGCCGTCAAATCAGTAAAACACATCCTCCTTACAGCTCAGGATGTGGGCTTGGCTCTGCTCTCTGTTCGTTACACTCCACCAGCTGAACACACCTTTTCTCCCGCTCAACGCTTGTTTGGTCGCACTCTGCGCAGTAACCTACTACAACCCATCGCTGTACTGGTTCCCTTCCCTCCTTTGCGCAACAAAAACGGGCGTATGACAAACGTGCAGGCTCCCCTCTACCAGACCTGTCCGCTGGCAGTTACCTCTATGCCAAACCTCCTTCGTCTTTGCCGTCAAAGGCCTGGATCCCACGACAAGTTGTTGGATCTGCCGGTCCACGTTCTTACATCGTGCTCACCGCCAACAGACCAATTCGAAGAAATCGTATATACACTGAACTACAAATAGTGTATAGTACACTGAGCTACAAATAGTGTCGCACTTGCTTCTGCAATAATGTCAAGGCTTCGAAATCTCAAAGCGTCGGCATTATAGCCGGCGTAGTGGGTGGTTTGGCCAATAGCTTTTAGGCGCTTCTTTCCACCGGGATTGACATTGAATAAGGCCACGTGAAAACCTGGACCGAAGTCAAACAAGAACGCAAGGGGGGAGGGGCCGAGGAGAAGGAATAAGAAACCCGCCTGCAATCAACCCCTCAACATTATCAAAACCCCGTTCGCCCACGGACGGAGAAAATatcgttcctgattggctgataagTGTCAGAAAAAAATCCGCCTGTAAGTCAATATTTATAAAAGTGTAAAGACAAAACAGAGCGGAAAGAGCCGACAATctcttttcaaaaaaattggaAACTTTCTTGCGGTAGCTTGGATTTTCTGGTGTTCTTAAATACTAGTAAGAGCAGAGAGACGTAAAACCACTAATAAATGGAAGTGATATTTTGGCGGTCCTTCCGAGGGATTTTGGCAAAACCATTAGTAatctacggtggcccacaactggGAACACATCCTCTACAGAAACAAAATACTGGTTCGTTTTCTACGGAAGGTCTCTTTTTCTGCGGAAGGTCTCTTTTTCTACGGAAGGCCTTGTTTTCTTCGGAAGGCTTCGTTTTCTACGGGAGGCCTTGTTTTCTACCGAAAGCCGGTTTGTGTTCTGCATAAAGAATGCACATTTTTCGTGGAAATGGtgaatatttgaaaaagaacTACTAAGCTCAAGTGAAGGGTGAGGGCTCACTGAAACCCCTCGTTGGCGGCTGCCAGATGTATCCATTGGGAAGCCCCAGCTACCTTTCGCATCGGCAGAGATGCGCTGAACCAAGAGTGCATCACCCatgagtaagaatctggtatcatgTTTGTCCCCAtaagcgtcagaaaagtgtctatttttaaaccaagtttggGGGGAAAATAGACAATAGGCCAAATCGGCTAACCCAATTCGAAAATTCTGAAACTGTctctaaagcctggtttccgtATGATCGTCCGGATATCCCCGGTCGCCTGAACATTTTTTGAAACGACATGGGCAATTATATGTAAACACTACCCAAACGATAGCTGACGACCGCAGCGACTGAGACGACCTCGATGGTTCCGAGCCGCGCCAATCAAAGACCCCGTTTGTGGGCGAACTCGAGGGGTTTGTCGGCAAGCGTCTCCCTCTTTGTCCTCCCCCAATTCTCCCCCAATAGTTTTTGCGCTCGCCCTATTCTCGCGCGGCCAGAAAAATGAATGTGAATATAGCTTCTCGCCTGCTGGAAACGCTTCCGGGTAACGATGGAGTCTTTCATAAAAAACCTTACAAAGCACCTTACTTGTTCAATCTGTCTGGATACTTATACAAAGCCCAAGACGATAGCTTGTTTGCATACATTTTGCTGTGATTGCTTGGAGAAACATGCACGCACAAGCTCCAGCGGTGGGAAGTTTCGCTGCCCCGAATGCCAAGCCGAAGTTCCCCTTCCCGAAGCAAACAGATTCGACAAACTACCGACAAGTTTTCACCACAATAGTTTGCTAAACATTCTCGCCATCCGACAGATTGGAGATGGAAGCGAGATCAGTTGTGGGATTTGCAAGAAGAACACTGCTGAAATAGCTTATTGTTTTGGTTGCGAGAAACTGATGTGCAGCGACTGCAAAAACGCTCACGAAGTGTTTAAAGACACGGTCTTCCAAGGACACAAGATCACCCCAGTGAAACAATTCCAAGCTCAAGATTACGAAAAGTTGTTGAAAAGACAGTCTTTCTGCTCTCAGCAGTACCACGAGCGAGAGCTAACGAGCTTTTACTGCACGGAATGCGAAATGTGTGTATGTCAGATTTGTATCATCACGGAACACGAGACCCACGAAGTCAAATCACTTGAGAAAGCTGCGAATGGTGAAAAAACCGAGATTCTAGCACGAGTTGAGTTGATAAAAGAAAAGATCAATACCTGTAATGCTTCAATTCAAGAGATTGAAGAAAGCGAGACAGACATGGAGGCAAACGTCACCTGTGCAAAGCGTAAAGTTTCTCAAGAGGCCGATCGAATTGTCGCGAAGATACGCGTACTTGAGCGCGAGAACATCAACACCCTTGAGAACATACGCGTGTGGAGAGCTGAGAACTTGAAGTCGGCAAAGCGGCAAATCCAGTCTGTCACAAAGCAATTTAAACAAGCAGTCGATTTCGCAGACGACCTGGTTCAAAGAAGCTCCAGTCCTGGTGTTATGCAAAGCAAGAAGAAATTTACTTCGCGTGCTGATGATATTGACAAGACTCAAATCCCATCACTTCCGGTTTGTTCATTTGTGAAGTTTGTTCCAACATTTGATCCAGCGAATTTTAAGCTCGGTTTCATGGCAACGAGCGATGTAGACGTAAATAAATCTAAAGTGTTCGGCCTTAAACAAGAATTTCAAGCTGGTGTGGAAGGCACATTAGTCGTCCGTCCCAAAATTCTTGAGAAAGAACGCGTGGGTGGAGTAAAAGCCAAAGTTC
This window harbors:
- the LOC137998877 gene encoding E3 ubiquitin-protein ligase TRIM71-like, translating into MESFIKNLTKHLTCSICLDTYTKPKTIACLHTFCCDCLEKHARTSSSGGKFRCPECQAEVPLPEANRFDKLPTSFHHNSLLNILAIRQIGDGSEISCGICKKNTAEIAYCFGCEKLMCSDCKNAHEVFKDTVFQGHKITPVKQFQAQDYEKLLKRQSFCSQQYHERELTSFYCTECEMCVCQICIITEHETHEVKSLEKAANGEKTEILARVELIKEKINTCNASIQEIEESETDMEANVTCAKRKVSQEADRIVAKIRVLERENINTLENIRVWRAENLKSAKRQIQSVTKQFKQAVDFADDLVQRSSSPGVMQSKKKFTSRADDIDKTQIPSLPVCSFVKFVPTFDPANFKLGFMATSDVDVNKSKVFGLKQEFQAGVEGTLVVRPKILEKERVGGVKAKVHVEALIEPAEEIANLIVCDQGDGDYQVKFIPKVPCCLKIFIKINSKDLANSPFTVQVKERRIQVIGELDFQGEVPQRPFMIAVNSKGLIAVTDYDGHCVLIYNKKGKYVRKLGCHGNKPGQFDGPIGIIFINDNEILAADKWNHRIQQFNVKTGNFVKSFGKKGTGAGEFNDISSLCLDDTGHIVVTETINERVQVLSEDGEPLLKFGENGPGKLNGPLRCMSYQNTYIVGEYSNNCLKVFDCLGTFLYQIGESETGKRKLFSPWGICVEQCQNHQNILVSDFVSGQVNQLTTDSHFTGITVEKLNNPVTLTTTPDGRILVCTWGDKKVFVLK